A region from the Mycolicibacterium phlei genome encodes:
- a CDS encoding acyl-CoA dehydrogenase family protein gives MSFSLELSPDLLHIQSWVHDFAKDVIRPAAAEWDEREETPWPIIQEAAKVGIYSMEYFAEQAAEPSGLGMLVTFEEMFWGDAGIALSILGTGLAAASLAGSGTPEQMAEFLPQMFGTVDEPKVAAFCSSEPGAGSDVGAIRTRARYDEATDEWVLNGTKTWATNGGIADVHIVVASVYPELGTRGQAAFIIPPGTKGFSQGQKFKKHGIRASHTAEVVLEDVRIPGRLILGGRDKFEEKIARVREGKSSKGQAALATFERTRPTVGAMAVGVARAAYEYALEYALQREQFGRKIAEFQAVAFKLADMKARIDAARLLVWRAGWMARNGKTFDNAEGSMAKLVASETATYVTDEAIQILGGNGYTRDYPVERMHRDAKIFTIFEGTSEIQRLVIARAVTGLSIR, from the coding sequence ATGTCGTTCTCGCTGGAGCTGTCGCCCGACCTGCTGCACATTCAGAGTTGGGTGCACGATTTCGCCAAGGACGTGATCCGGCCCGCCGCCGCCGAGTGGGATGAGCGCGAAGAGACGCCGTGGCCGATCATCCAGGAGGCCGCCAAGGTCGGCATCTACTCGATGGAGTACTTCGCCGAGCAGGCCGCCGAACCGTCCGGCCTGGGCATGCTGGTCACCTTCGAGGAGATGTTCTGGGGCGACGCGGGCATCGCGCTGTCGATCCTGGGCACCGGTCTGGCGGCGGCGTCGCTGGCCGGCAGCGGCACCCCCGAGCAGATGGCCGAGTTCCTGCCGCAGATGTTCGGCACCGTCGACGAACCCAAGGTCGCGGCGTTCTGCTCGTCGGAGCCCGGCGCCGGTTCCGACGTCGGCGCCATCCGCACCCGCGCCCGTTATGACGAGGCCACCGACGAGTGGGTGCTCAACGGCACCAAGACGTGGGCCACCAACGGCGGCATCGCCGACGTGCACATCGTGGTCGCCTCGGTGTACCCGGAGCTGGGCACGCGCGGGCAGGCCGCGTTCATCATCCCGCCCGGCACCAAGGGCTTCAGCCAGGGCCAGAAGTTCAAGAAGCACGGTATCCGGGCCTCGCACACCGCCGAGGTGGTGCTCGAGGACGTGCGCATCCCGGGCCGGCTGATCCTCGGCGGGCGCGACAAGTTCGAGGAGAAGATCGCGCGGGTGCGCGAGGGCAAGAGCTCCAAGGGGCAGGCCGCGCTGGCCACCTTCGAGCGGACCCGCCCGACGGTCGGCGCGATGGCGGTCGGCGTGGCCCGCGCCGCCTACGAGTACGCACTCGAGTACGCGCTGCAGCGTGAGCAGTTCGGCCGCAAGATCGCCGAGTTCCAGGCCGTCGCGTTCAAGCTGGCCGACATGAAGGCCCGCATCGACGCCGCCCGGCTGCTGGTGTGGCGGGCCGGCTGGATGGCGCGCAACGGCAAGACGTTCGACAACGCCGAGGGCTCGATGGCCAAGCTGGTCGCCAGCGAGACCGCCACCTACGTCACCGACGAGGCGATCCAGATCCTCGGCGGCAACGGCTACACGCGGGACTACCCGGTCGAGCGGATGCACCGCGACGCCAAGATCTTCACGATCTTCGAGGGCACCAGCGAGATTCAGCGGCTGGTCATCGCCCGCGCGGTCACCGGTCTGTCCATCCGCTAG
- a CDS encoding glycosyltransferase family 4 protein has product MRIGMVCPYSFDVPGGVQAHVLQLAAVLHENGHHVSVLAPASPGADLPDYVVSGGRAVPIPYNGSVARLRFGPATHRLVKRWIAEGDFDVLHLHEPNAPSLSMLALNIAEGPIVATFHTSTTKSLTLTVFEPILRPMHEKIVGRIAVSDLARRWQMEALGSDAVEIPNGVDVAAFADAPLLDGYPRPGRTVLFLGRYDEPRKGMAVLLRALPKVVERFPDVEILVVGRGDEDELRERAGALARHLRCLGQVDDAEKASAMRSADVYCAPHTGGESFGIVLVEAMAAGTAVVASDLDAFRRVLVDGQAGLLFPVDDDAALADGLITMLSDDALRERYVTAAREAVQRYDWSVVSRQIMRVYETVSGSGTKVRVAGGGR; this is encoded by the coding sequence ATGCGCATCGGCATGGTCTGTCCGTACTCGTTCGACGTCCCCGGCGGGGTGCAGGCCCACGTGCTGCAACTGGCCGCGGTGCTGCACGAGAACGGACACCATGTCAGCGTCCTGGCGCCGGCGTCGCCGGGCGCCGACCTGCCCGACTACGTCGTCTCCGGCGGCCGGGCGGTGCCGATCCCGTACAACGGATCGGTCGCGCGGCTGCGGTTCGGGCCTGCCACCCACCGGCTGGTCAAACGCTGGATCGCCGAGGGCGACTTCGACGTGCTGCACCTGCACGAGCCCAACGCGCCGAGCCTGTCGATGCTGGCGCTCAACATCGCCGAGGGTCCGATCGTCGCGACCTTCCACACGTCGACCACGAAATCGTTGACGCTCACCGTGTTCGAGCCGATCCTGCGGCCGATGCACGAGAAGATCGTGGGCCGTATCGCGGTGTCGGACCTGGCGCGGCGCTGGCAGATGGAGGCCCTCGGCAGCGACGCCGTCGAGATCCCCAACGGCGTCGACGTCGCCGCGTTCGCCGACGCGCCGCTGCTCGACGGCTACCCGCGCCCGGGCCGCACGGTGCTGTTCCTGGGCCGCTACGACGAACCCCGCAAGGGCATGGCGGTGCTGCTGCGCGCGCTGCCCAAAGTGGTCGAGCGCTTCCCCGACGTCGAGATCCTCGTCGTTGGCCGGGGCGACGAGGACGAGCTGCGCGAGCGGGCCGGCGCCCTGGCCCGGCACCTGCGCTGCCTGGGCCAGGTCGATGACGCCGAGAAGGCCTCGGCCATGCGCAGCGCCGACGTGTACTGCGCACCGCACACCGGCGGGGAGAGCTTCGGCATCGTGCTGGTCGAGGCGATGGCCGCAGGCACCGCGGTGGTGGCCAGCGACCTGGACGCGTTCCGGCGGGTGCTCGTCGACGGGCAGGCCGGGCTGCTGTTCCCGGTCGACGACGACGCCGCGCTGGCCGACGGCCTGATCACGATGCTGTCCGACGACGCGCTGCGCGAGCGCTACGTGACCGCGGCGCGTGAGGCCGTGCAGCGTTACGACTGGTCGGTGGTGTCGCGCCAGATCATGCGGGTCTACGAGACCGTGTCGGGCTCGGGCACCAAGGTCCGCGTCGCCGGGGGTGGCCGGTGA
- the pdxS gene encoding pyridoxal 5'-phosphate synthase lyase subunit PdxS: MAEMLKGGVIMDVVTPEQARIAEGAGAVAVMALERVPADIRAQGGVSRMSDPDMIEGIMDAVTIPVMAKVRIGHFVEAQILQSLGVDYIDESEVLTPADYSNHIDKWKFTVPFVCGATNLGEALRRITEGAAMIRSKGEAGTGDVSNATTHMRKITAEIRRLTSMSEDELYVAAKELQAPYDLVVEVARTGKLPVTLFTAGGIATPADAAMMMQLGAEGVFVGSGIFKSGNPAERAAAIVKATTFYDDPDVLAKVSRGLGEAMVGINVDDIPVPHRLAERGW, encoded by the coding sequence ATGGCGGAGATGCTCAAGGGCGGCGTGATCATGGACGTCGTCACTCCGGAGCAGGCACGGATCGCCGAGGGTGCCGGTGCGGTCGCGGTGATGGCGCTCGAGCGGGTGCCCGCCGACATCCGCGCCCAGGGCGGGGTGTCCCGGATGAGCGATCCGGACATGATCGAGGGGATCATGGATGCGGTCACCATCCCGGTGATGGCCAAGGTGCGCATCGGCCACTTCGTGGAGGCGCAGATCCTGCAGAGCCTCGGGGTGGACTACATCGACGAGTCCGAGGTGCTCACGCCGGCGGATTACTCCAATCACATCGACAAGTGGAAGTTCACCGTGCCGTTCGTGTGCGGTGCGACCAACCTGGGTGAGGCGCTGCGCCGGATCACCGAGGGCGCGGCGATGATCCGCTCCAAGGGTGAGGCCGGCACCGGCGACGTCTCCAACGCCACCACCCACATGCGCAAGATCACCGCCGAGATCCGGCGGCTGACCTCGATGAGCGAGGACGAGCTGTACGTCGCCGCCAAGGAACTGCAGGCGCCCTACGACCTGGTGGTCGAGGTGGCCCGCACCGGCAAGCTGCCGGTCACGCTGTTCACCGCCGGCGGTATCGCCACCCCCGCGGACGCGGCGATGATGATGCAGCTCGGCGCCGAGGGCGTGTTCGTCGGCTCGGGCATCTTCAAGTCGGGCAACCCGGCCGAGCGGGCCGCGGCGATCGTGAAGGCCACCACCTTCTACGACGATCCCGATGTGCTGGCCAAGGTGTCGCGCGGGCTGGGTGAGGCGATGGTCGGCATCAACGTCGACGACATCCCGGTGCCTCACCGACTCGCCGAACGCGGCTGGTAA
- the pdxT gene encoding pyridoxal 5'-phosphate synthase glutaminase subunit PdxT — translation MSAKRVGVLALQGDVREHLAALREAGAEATTVRRRSELDAVDGLVIPGGESTTISHLLRELDLLEPLRARLAEGLPAYGSCAGMIMLATEILDAGAPGREATPLKAIDMTVRRNAFGRQVDSFEADLDFTGIDGPVHAVFIRAPWVERVGPDVEVLARAGEHIVAVRQGNAIATAFHPEMTGDRRIHKLFVSGL, via the coding sequence GTGAGCGCCAAACGCGTCGGTGTGCTGGCGCTGCAGGGCGATGTCCGCGAACATCTGGCCGCGCTGCGCGAGGCCGGTGCGGAGGCCACCACGGTGCGGCGACGCAGCGAACTCGACGCCGTCGACGGGCTGGTGATCCCCGGCGGGGAGTCCACCACGATCAGCCACCTGCTGCGCGAGCTCGACCTGCTCGAACCGCTGCGGGCACGGCTGGCCGAGGGGCTGCCGGCCTACGGGTCCTGCGCCGGGATGATCATGCTGGCCACCGAGATCCTGGACGCCGGCGCGCCCGGCCGTGAGGCCACACCGTTGAAGGCGATCGATATGACGGTGCGGCGCAACGCTTTCGGGCGTCAGGTCGACTCGTTCGAAGCCGATCTGGACTTCACCGGGATCGACGGTCCGGTGCACGCGGTGTTCATCCGCGCGCCGTGGGTCGAGCGCGTCGGCCCCGACGTCGAGGTGCTGGCCCGCGCCGGCGAGCACATCGTGGCGGTGCGTCAGGGCAACGCGATCGCGACGGCGTTCCACCCGGAGATGACCGGCGACCGCCGCATCCACAAGCTCTTCGTCTCCGGTTTGTGA
- a CDS encoding phosphatidylinositol mannoside acyltransferase: MTATPSGKSGHPANPLGGRVTDLGYAAGWRLVRALPEFVARNAFEAGAHFAARGGGPEQLRRNLARVLGVTPRQVPDGLMRASLASYARYWREAFRLPTMDHVAIGRDLKVDGIDRLWAALEAGRGAILALPHSGNWDMAGVWLVQNHGPFTTVAERLKPESLYRRFVDYRESLGFEVLPLTGGERPPFEVLAERLRDNRVICLMAERDLTRHGVEVDFFGEPTRMPAGPAKLAIDTGAALLPVHCWFTPGGWGMGVYPQIDTSSRDITAITQALADRFARNIAAHPADWHMLQPQWLADLPAERRARLEAG, from the coding sequence GTGACGGCCACCCCATCGGGCAAATCGGGGCATCCCGCCAACCCGTTGGGCGGACGAGTCACCGATCTGGGCTACGCGGCCGGTTGGCGTCTCGTGCGGGCCCTGCCGGAGTTCGTGGCGCGCAACGCATTTGAGGCAGGTGCCCATTTCGCGGCGCGCGGCGGCGGGCCCGAGCAGCTGCGCAGGAACCTGGCCCGCGTCCTCGGGGTGACCCCGCGGCAGGTTCCCGACGGGCTGATGCGCGCGTCGCTGGCCTCCTACGCCCGCTACTGGCGGGAGGCGTTCCGGCTGCCGACGATGGACCACGTCGCGATCGGGCGCGACCTCAAGGTCGACGGCATCGACCGGCTGTGGGCGGCGCTGGAGGCCGGCCGCGGTGCGATCCTGGCGCTACCGCACAGCGGCAACTGGGACATGGCCGGGGTCTGGTTGGTGCAGAACCACGGCCCGTTCACCACGGTCGCCGAACGGCTCAAACCCGAGTCGCTGTACCGCCGGTTCGTCGACTACCGGGAGAGCCTCGGCTTCGAGGTGCTGCCGCTGACCGGGGGAGAGCGCCCGCCGTTCGAGGTGCTCGCCGAGCGGCTGCGCGACAACCGGGTGATCTGCCTGATGGCCGAACGGGACCTGACCCGCCACGGCGTCGAGGTGGACTTCTTCGGTGAACCCACCCGGATGCCCGCAGGCCCGGCCAAGCTCGCGATCGACACCGGTGCGGCGCTGCTGCCGGTGCACTGCTGGTTCACCCCCGGCGGCTGGGGGATGGGCGTCTACCCGCAGATCGACACGTCCTCGCGCGACATCACCGCGATCACCCAGGCCCTGGCCGACCGGTTCGCCCGCAATATCGCCGCCCACCCCGCCGACTGGCACATGCTGCAGCCGCAGTGGCTGGCCGACCTGCCCGCAGAGCGCCGCGCCCGCCTGGAGGCCGGTTGA
- the tesB gene encoding acyl-CoA thioesterase II encodes MAIEQILDLEQLEVNIYRGTMWSPESGFLQRTFGGHVAGQSLVSAVRTVSPEYEVHSLHGYFLRPGDATAPTVYVVERLRDGGSFVTRRVNAIQHGETIFSMSASFQLDQSGLEHQDAMPTAPRPDDLPALSESRAFDDAGFRQFDEWDVRIVPQDQLKYLPGKVSQQQVWFRHKDPLPDDHVLHICALAYMSDLTLLGSAQVNHAEERPHLQVASLDHAMWFMRQFRADEWLLYDQSSPSASGGRSLCEGKIFNQDGEMVASVMQEGLTRYQRGYRR; translated from the coding sequence ATGGCGATCGAGCAGATCCTTGACCTGGAGCAACTCGAGGTCAACATCTATCGCGGCACCATGTGGAGCCCGGAGTCGGGTTTCCTGCAGCGCACCTTCGGCGGGCACGTCGCCGGTCAGTCCCTGGTGTCGGCGGTGCGCACGGTCAGCCCGGAGTACGAGGTGCACTCGCTGCACGGCTATTTCCTGCGGCCGGGTGACGCGACCGCGCCCACCGTCTACGTCGTCGAGCGGCTGCGCGACGGTGGCTCGTTCGTGACCCGGCGGGTCAACGCGATCCAGCACGGCGAGACGATCTTCTCGATGTCGGCGTCGTTCCAGCTCGACCAGAGCGGGCTGGAACACCAGGACGCGATGCCGACGGCCCCGAGGCCCGACGATCTGCCCGCGCTGTCGGAGTCGCGCGCGTTCGACGACGCCGGCTTCCGCCAGTTCGACGAGTGGGACGTCCGCATCGTGCCGCAGGATCAGCTGAAATACCTGCCGGGCAAGGTATCTCAGCAACAGGTGTGGTTCAGGCACAAGGATCCGCTGCCCGACGACCACGTGCTGCACATCTGCGCGCTGGCCTACATGAGCGACCTCACGCTGCTGGGCTCGGCTCAGGTCAACCACGCCGAGGAGCGCCCGCACCTGCAGGTCGCCTCGCTGGACCACGCGATGTGGTTCATGCGCCAGTTCCGCGCCGACGAGTGGCTGCTCTACGACCAGTCCTCGCCGTCGGCGTCCGGCGGCCGGTCGCTGTGCGAGGGCAAGATCTTCAACCAGGACGGCGAGATGGTGGCCTCGGTCATGCAGGAGGGGCTGACCCGATACCAGCGGGGTTACCGCAGGTGA